In one Oncorhynchus masou masou isolate Uvic2021 chromosome 23, UVic_Omas_1.1, whole genome shotgun sequence genomic region, the following are encoded:
- the bmpr1aa gene encoding bone morphogenetic protein receptor, type IAa isoform X2 — translation MTVLPFFIAAVGVWILLVIRAEAGQNPDHMLHGTGHKHESRKPGDDTTVAPEDAARFLSCYCSGYCPEDHKNNTCETNGQCFAIIEEDENGEAILTSGCMKYEGSHFQCKDSPRAQTRRTIECCGTDFCNRDLQPTLPPPMDTGSYFGSAHWLAFLISMTVCCCTLICITVVCYYRYKWQTERQQYHRDLEQDEAFIPVGESLKDLINQCQSSGSGSGLPLLVQRTIAKQIQMVRQIGKGRYGEVWLGRWRGEKVAVKVFFTREEASWFRETEIYQTVLMRHENILGFIAADIKGTGAFTQLFLITDYHENGSLYDYLRFTTLDTQSLLRLAYSAACGLCHLHTEIYGTQGKPAIAHRDLKSKNILMKKNGTCCIADLGLAVKFNSDTNEVDVPLSTRVGTRRYMAPEVLAETLNKNHFQAYIMADIYSYGLVIWEIARRCITGGIVEDHQLPYYEMVPSDPSFEDMLEVVCVKGLRPTVSNRWNGDECLRTMLKLMSECWAHNPASRLTILRVKKTLAKMVESQDIKM, via the exons CTGGTCAGAATCCAGACCACATGCTCCACGGCACCGGGCACAAGCATGAGTCCAGGAAGCCCGGGGACGACACCACGGTGGCCCCAGAGGACGCCGCCCGCTTTCTGAGCTGCTACTGCTCGGGTTACTGTCCAGAGGACCACAAAAATAACACCTGCGA GACGAATGGCCAATGTTTTGCCATCATAGAGGAGGATGAGAACGGAGAAGCTATTCTGACCTCTGGCTGCATGAAGTATGAAGGCTCACATTTTCAATGCAAG GATTCGCCCAGGGCTCAGACAAGGCGAACGATCGAATGCTGCGGGACGGACTTTTGTAATCGGGACCTGCAGCCCACATTACCTCCCCCAATGGACACTG GTTCCTACTTTGGCAGTGCCCACTGGCTGGCGTTCCTCATATCAATGACCGTATGCTGCTGCACTCTCATCTGCATCACCGTAGTCTGTTACTACAG GTACAAGTGGCAGACGGAGCGGCAGCAGTACCACCGGGACCTGGAGCAGGACGAGGCCTTCATCCCTGTGGGAGAGTCTCTCAAAGACCTCATCAACCAGTGCCAGTCATCTGGCAGTGGCTCTGGGCTCCCCCTGCTG GTGCAGCGCACCATTGCCAAGCAGATCCAGATGGTGCGTCAGATCGGCAAGGGGCGCTACGGCGAGGTGTGGCTGGGCCGCTGGCGGGGAGAGAAGGTGGCCGTCAAGGTGTTCTTCACCCGGGAGGAGGCCAGCTGGTTCAGAGAGACCGAGATCTACCAGACAGTCCTCATGAGGCACGAGAACATACTGG GTTTCATAGCGGCAGACATCAAGGGTACCGGGGCCTTCACCCAGCTCTTCCTCATCACAGACTACCACGAGAACGGCTCCCTGTACGACTACCTGAGGTTCACCACGCTGGACACCCAGAGCCTGCTGCGACTGGCCTACTCCGCCGCCTGCGGCCTGTGTCACCTCCACACGGAGATCTACGGCACCCAGGGCAAGCCGGCCATCGCCCACCGAGACCTGAAGAGCAAGAACATCCTGATGAAGAAGAACGGCACCTGCTGCATCGCTGACCTGGGCCTGGCCGTCAAGTTCAACAG TGATACCAACGAGGTAGACGTCCCTCTGAGTACACGGGTGGGGACCCGGAGGTACATGGCCCCAGAGGTGCTGGCCGAGACCCTGAACAAGAACCACTTCCAGGCCTACATCATGGCTGATATATATAGCTACGGCCTCGTCATCTGGGAGATTGCCCGCCGCTGTATAACAGGAG gTATAGTGGAGGATCATCAGCTGCCATACTATGAGATGGTGCCGTCAGACCCGTCCTTTGAGGACATgctggaggtggtgtgtgtgaaaGGGCTGCGGCCCACCGTGTCCAACAGATGGAACGGTGACGAG TGTCTGAGAACCATGCTGAAGCTGATGTCTGAGTGCTGGGCCCACAACCCCGCCTCACGTCTCACCATCTTACGAGTCAAGAAGACCCTGGCCAAAATGGTGGAATCACAGGACATCAAAATGTGA
- the bmpr1aa gene encoding bone morphogenetic protein receptor, type IAa isoform X1 yields the protein MTVLPFFIAAVGVWILLVIRAEGIQTGQNPDHMLHGTGHKHESRKPGDDTTVAPEDAARFLSCYCSGYCPEDHKNNTCETNGQCFAIIEEDENGEAILTSGCMKYEGSHFQCKDSPRAQTRRTIECCGTDFCNRDLQPTLPPPMDTGSYFGSAHWLAFLISMTVCCCTLICITVVCYYRYKWQTERQQYHRDLEQDEAFIPVGESLKDLINQCQSSGSGSGLPLLVQRTIAKQIQMVRQIGKGRYGEVWLGRWRGEKVAVKVFFTREEASWFRETEIYQTVLMRHENILGFIAADIKGTGAFTQLFLITDYHENGSLYDYLRFTTLDTQSLLRLAYSAACGLCHLHTEIYGTQGKPAIAHRDLKSKNILMKKNGTCCIADLGLAVKFNSDTNEVDVPLSTRVGTRRYMAPEVLAETLNKNHFQAYIMADIYSYGLVIWEIARRCITGGIVEDHQLPYYEMVPSDPSFEDMLEVVCVKGLRPTVSNRWNGDECLRTMLKLMSECWAHNPASRLTILRVKKTLAKMVESQDIKM from the exons CTGGTCAGAATCCAGACCACATGCTCCACGGCACCGGGCACAAGCATGAGTCCAGGAAGCCCGGGGACGACACCACGGTGGCCCCAGAGGACGCCGCCCGCTTTCTGAGCTGCTACTGCTCGGGTTACTGTCCAGAGGACCACAAAAATAACACCTGCGA GACGAATGGCCAATGTTTTGCCATCATAGAGGAGGATGAGAACGGAGAAGCTATTCTGACCTCTGGCTGCATGAAGTATGAAGGCTCACATTTTCAATGCAAG GATTCGCCCAGGGCTCAGACAAGGCGAACGATCGAATGCTGCGGGACGGACTTTTGTAATCGGGACCTGCAGCCCACATTACCTCCCCCAATGGACACTG GTTCCTACTTTGGCAGTGCCCACTGGCTGGCGTTCCTCATATCAATGACCGTATGCTGCTGCACTCTCATCTGCATCACCGTAGTCTGTTACTACAG GTACAAGTGGCAGACGGAGCGGCAGCAGTACCACCGGGACCTGGAGCAGGACGAGGCCTTCATCCCTGTGGGAGAGTCTCTCAAAGACCTCATCAACCAGTGCCAGTCATCTGGCAGTGGCTCTGGGCTCCCCCTGCTG GTGCAGCGCACCATTGCCAAGCAGATCCAGATGGTGCGTCAGATCGGCAAGGGGCGCTACGGCGAGGTGTGGCTGGGCCGCTGGCGGGGAGAGAAGGTGGCCGTCAAGGTGTTCTTCACCCGGGAGGAGGCCAGCTGGTTCAGAGAGACCGAGATCTACCAGACAGTCCTCATGAGGCACGAGAACATACTGG GTTTCATAGCGGCAGACATCAAGGGTACCGGGGCCTTCACCCAGCTCTTCCTCATCACAGACTACCACGAGAACGGCTCCCTGTACGACTACCTGAGGTTCACCACGCTGGACACCCAGAGCCTGCTGCGACTGGCCTACTCCGCCGCCTGCGGCCTGTGTCACCTCCACACGGAGATCTACGGCACCCAGGGCAAGCCGGCCATCGCCCACCGAGACCTGAAGAGCAAGAACATCCTGATGAAGAAGAACGGCACCTGCTGCATCGCTGACCTGGGCCTGGCCGTCAAGTTCAACAG TGATACCAACGAGGTAGACGTCCCTCTGAGTACACGGGTGGGGACCCGGAGGTACATGGCCCCAGAGGTGCTGGCCGAGACCCTGAACAAGAACCACTTCCAGGCCTACATCATGGCTGATATATATAGCTACGGCCTCGTCATCTGGGAGATTGCCCGCCGCTGTATAACAGGAG gTATAGTGGAGGATCATCAGCTGCCATACTATGAGATGGTGCCGTCAGACCCGTCCTTTGAGGACATgctggaggtggtgtgtgtgaaaGGGCTGCGGCCCACCGTGTCCAACAGATGGAACGGTGACGAG TGTCTGAGAACCATGCTGAAGCTGATGTCTGAGTGCTGGGCCCACAACCCCGCCTCACGTCTCACCATCTTACGAGTCAAGAAGACCCTGGCCAAAATGGTGGAATCACAGGACATCAAAATGTGA